ATAACAGTTGCCTAGCCGAAAGTTAATTGATAACTTCCACAAAATTCtgtatgtgtatatatatttgGGTCATGAAATTCTGGATATTCATTTTGGTCTGTAAACAGTGCATAATCTTACATCGTATTTTTGGTCAGGCCTCTGATGAGTTTTTGTCATAATTGCTTCCGACTTCAGACCCAATTGTTTTGAATCGGTTACAGGCCTAAATAAACTGTCTTACAAAATGAAATTTGTGAAATATAGACCCAGAGATTTTTTGTCATGGGCTTATGGCCCAATAGACAACCCACCCATACTCCCCACCCGCCCCGACACCGCCTTCCAACCCAGCTGAAGAGATGTGCCATGCCATCTCCATTCTCCTCCTCTCTGAAACTCCAGGATCGTGTCGCGCCGCACGAACCACTGCTCTTCCCTCTCTGGTTTCAACGCCAGCGTGCTCACCTCTGCAAGCCTGCCTCCACTCCTTCTAGCCTTCACCGTAGTCACCACTTCACTTTCCTTCGCGGAAGAGACGTTGCTCGGACTGAGTTATCGCCGCCTGAATTCGAACCCCGACGAGGAAAGATTGGCGGGAGATCCTCTTCAAATCGGTTCCCTCCACACGAATGCCGCTGGTAGACGGAGGTTGACTTTGAAGCTCGATGGAGCAGTGTGCAtcttcttctttcccttttcgGGTTTTACAGAGTCAAAATTGACCCCTATTTTTCTTCCCAACCACCATCGTCACCAGCGACCATGCACCGTATCCAGCAATGGCACCATTTCCCGTCTCGAATTTCAATATCTCGTCCTACACTCTAAATTATCGCTCCAAAACGGTACGCTTGTTTATCACTTGATTTTATCGTTGAGATCCTAGGCCCAATCTATTCTGAGCTCTCAGGTTTTCAATTCAATGGATTCGTGTCAAATCTCTAGCTCAATGGGCGTATCGAACCTACCATTGCAAAGAAGAAAATCGATTGTGTTTTTAAGTGTTTCAGAGCTTCATACATGATAATGGGTTCGAGCAATGAATTCGTTAGTCCTTTTAGGTCATAGGATGGTTCACAAGATTTCACATTGTGTGAACATTTGTAGGAAATTATGCAATCAACCTTTTCATTGCGATGATGATGAGGATCGGAGTGGTTTTGAATTGGTTgaggagcctttgaagaaaatgTGTGCTACCTCTTGTGACAttgttgattttgatttgaATGGGGATAAAGCTAGCTTCGACAGGAAGCAATTTTTGCATAGGAATGGGTCCATAGAAAATGTGAGGATGGATGCTGAGAAAATTCTTGAGGTTCTTGGACAGGATAGTCCCGAGTTAGATTTTAGACGGGCTTTGGATGGATTGCATGTTAGGCCATCAGCTTTTCTCGTGAGGGAGGTTCTATATGGGATGTTGAAAGGCATAAACTGCGAAAACAAGGGGAGATGTGCTAAACTGGCGTACAAATTTTTTCTGTGGTGTGGTCAGCAGGAGGGTTACTGGCACACTGCAAATTCCTATCACTTGGTTCTGCAGATATTTGCCAAGTGTGATGAGTTTCAAGCGATGTGGAGGCTTGTTGATGAGATGATTGAGAAAGGATTTCCAGCTACTGCTCGCACTTTCCACATTTTGATCTGCACTTGTGGTGAGGCAGGGTTTGCTAGGAAGTTGGTGATGAAGTTCATTAAGTCAAAATCATTTAACTACCGGCCCTTTAGGCACTCCTACAATGCAATTCTCCACTGTCTTCTTGTTTTAAACCAGTACCGTTTGATTGAGTGGGTTTATAGGCAGATGTTGCTTGATGGTTTTTCCTCTGATGTTTTGACTTACAACATTGTTATGTTAGCAAAGTATAGACTTGGAAAATTCAATCACTTTAACAGGTTGCTTTATGAGATGGGTAGAAATGGTCTTTCTCCTGATTTTCATACTTACAACATTCTTCTTCATGTTCTTGGTAAAGGAGATAAACCTCTTGCAGCTCTTAATCTTCTAAATAGCATGAAAGAAACTGGTATAGAGCCAACTGTTCTTCATTTCACCACATtaattgatggactaagcagaGCTGGAAA
The genomic region above belongs to Arachis stenosperma cultivar V10309 chromosome 5, arast.V10309.gnm1.PFL2, whole genome shotgun sequence and contains:
- the LOC130983148 gene encoding pentatricopeptide repeat-containing protein At3g60050-like; its protein translation is MNSLVLLGHRMVHKISHCVNICRKLCNQPFHCDDDEDRSGFELVEEPLKKMCATSCDIVDFDLNGDKASFDRKQFLHRNGSIENVRMDAEKILEVLGQDSPELDFRRALDGLHVRPSAFLVREVLYGMLKGINCENKGRCAKLAYKFFLWCGQQEGYWHTANSYHLVLQIFAKCDEFQAMWRLVDEMIEKGFPATARTFHILICTCGEAGFARKLVMKFIKSKSFNYRPFRHSYNAILHCLLVLNQYRLIEWVYRQMLLDGFSSDVLTYNIVMLAKYRLGKFNHFNRLLYEMGRNGLSPDFHTYNILLHVLGKGDKPLAALNLLNSMKETGIEPTVLHFTTLIDGLSRAGNLEACKYYFDEMIKNGCMPDVVAYTVMITGYVVAGDLERAQEMFNEMISRGQIPNVFTYNSMIRGLCMARKFDEACSMLKEMEAKGCSPNFVVYTTLVSNLRNAGKLALAHQVIRQMMEKGKYTHLISSIKVKRRKK